The Terrirubrum flagellatum nucleotide sequence TCGGGCGGCCGATCACGCGTATGTTCGGCAAGGTGCTGCCGTCGGGGCGCACGGTGCTCGATGTCGCCTATGATCCCGCAGATCGTGGCTTGCGCGGGGTCGCCGTGCATCGCGCCGCCTTGTTCGGCGTGTTGCATCGCGCGCTTCTCTCATCGGGCGTTGCAATCGAGACCTCGACGCGGATCGTCGAATGCGGTGCGGCGTCCGCCGGTCGCCCCTTTCTTGTCGACGACAAGGGCAGGCGACATGGTCCCTTCGATCTTGTCGTCGATGCGCTCGGCTCCCGCTCACCGCTGGCGGCGGACGATCGCAAGGCTGCGCGCGGGCGCGACCTTTCCTTTGGCGCGCTGTGGGCGACATTGCCCTGGATTTCAGGCGCGTTCGACGATCATCAACTGGAGCAGCGCTATCGCCGCGCCGACGTCATGGTCGGCGTGCTGCCGATCGGGCGTATGGAATCTGGCGGCGTCGAGCAGACGGCGTTCTTCTGGAGCCTGAGGCCTGAGCAACATGCGCAATGGCTCGCGAACGGGCTCGACGCCTGGAAGGACGAGGTGCGCGCGCTCTGGCCGCAGACCGAGCCGCTGCTGAGTTCGATCACGCATCCTGAACAGCTCACGCTTGCAGCTTATCGGCATTTCACGCTGCCTTATCCCGCGCACTCTGCGATCGCGCGCATCGGCGACGCCGCGCATGCGACATCGCCGCAACTTGGGCAGGGCGCCAACATGGCTCTGCTCGACGCCTGGGCGCTGGCGGCGGCGCTGGCTAGCGAGAACGATCTCGAACGCGCGCTGCATCTCTATGTCCGGCTGCGCGGGCTGCATGTGCGCGTCTATCAGGCGGTCAGCGCGATCTTCACGCCCTTCTATCAGTCCGACAGCGATCTGCTGCCCTGGCTGCGCGATCATGTGCTCTGGCCGATCAGCCGCGTGACGCCCATGCCGACGATGCTGTCCTGGCTGGCGCAGGGAAGGCTGATCGATCCGGTGAAGACGCTCGCGGCGCTGACGAAATCCTGAGCCTTCCAAGCCCTCGAAGAATCCACTTGCGTCGGAGCCGCTCGCCCTCTAGACGGCAGAACCGTAACGTACGGTACTCTCCGATTGCCCATGGAAATGCCCGCCCCTCCGGACCCGAAAGGACCGACAGCGCGCCAGCAGGCCGTGCTCGACGCCGTGCTCGGGCTGATGGTGGAGGAGGGTGATCATCTCACCATGGCGGCAGTCGCGCGGCGCGCGAGTTGTTCGAAGGAAACGCTCTACAAATGGTTCGGCGACCGCGACGGGCTGCTCACTGCGACGGTGCAATGGCAAGCCTCGAAGGTTCGCGCCGGCAATTATGACCGGCAGCGACTCGACGCGGCGGCGCTGCGAGACAGCCTCGCGAATTTCGGCGCCAACTGGCTGCAGGTGATTTCAAGCTCGACCTCGATCGCGCTCAATCGCATCGCGATTGGCCACGCCGCGTCAGGCAAGAGCAATCTCGGCGGCATCGTGCTCGCCAACGGGCGCTTCGCCATCGGTGAAAGGTTGAAGCCGGTGCTCGAAGCCGGCCGTGACGCGGGGCTTCTGTCGTTCGATGACACCGAGACGGCGTTCCGCACCTTCATCGGGCTTGTCGGCCGCGACGTGCAGATTCGCCTGCTGCTCGGCGATGAATTGAAAATGACAAATGCGGAGATCGAGCGCGACGCTGCGCGCGCCGCCGAACAGTTTCTCGCGCTTTATGGCGCGACGAAAAGCGGACCGAGAATTAGAAGTCTCTAACACAAGAGGAAAGACCATGCGTGTTTATTATGATCGCGACGCCGACATCAACCTGATCAAGGGCAAGAAGGTCTGCATCGTCGGCTATGGCAGCCAAGGCC carries:
- a CDS encoding TetR/AcrR family transcriptional regulator C-terminal domain-containing protein codes for the protein MPAPPDPKGPTARQQAVLDAVLGLMVEEGDHLTMAAVARRASCSKETLYKWFGDRDGLLTATVQWQASKVRAGNYDRQRLDAAALRDSLANFGANWLQVISSSTSIALNRIAIGHAASGKSNLGGIVLANGRFAIGERLKPVLEAGRDAGLLSFDDTETAFRTFIGLVGRDVQIRLLLGDELKMTNAEIERDAARAAEQFLALYGATKSGPRIRSL
- a CDS encoding NAD(P)/FAD-dependent oxidoreductase; the protein is MRPLAIAIAGRGPAGMAAALFLHRAGHLVTVFDQMPAPQPIGSGLMMQPTGLATLGALGLESEIRSLGRPITRMFGKVLPSGRTVLDVAYDPADRGLRGVAVHRAALFGVLHRALLSSGVAIETSTRIVECGAASAGRPFLVDDKGRRHGPFDLVVDALGSRSPLAADDRKAARGRDLSFGALWATLPWISGAFDDHQLEQRYRRADVMVGVLPIGRMESGGVEQTAFFWSLRPEQHAQWLANGLDAWKDEVRALWPQTEPLLSSITHPEQLTLAAYRHFTLPYPAHSAIARIGDAAHATSPQLGQGANMALLDAWALAAALASENDLERALHLYVRLRGLHVRVYQAVSAIFTPFYQSDSDLLPWLRDHVLWPISRVTPMPTMLSWLAQGRLIDPVKTLAALTKS